A window of the Tachysurus fulvidraco isolate hzauxx_2018 chromosome 6, HZAU_PFXX_2.0, whole genome shotgun sequence genome harbors these coding sequences:
- the mrpl30 gene encoding 39S ribosomal protein L30, mitochondrial: protein MAGLGRILMSVSALAKNQIEATSRPVYMVCRSKFTRSRIPPQVFEECSKEHEMYGGDPEQPHKLHVVTRVKSTKGRPYWEKKVVKSLGLLKSHEPRVHKNMPSVNNQLKIIKHLVRIQPLKLPNGLPSEEEMGGSYLNSKGELVIKQLPTSAAQKTVA, encoded by the exons ATGGCAGGATTGGGTCGAATCCTCATGTCTGTCTCTGCTTTGGCAAAG AATCAGATAGAAGCTACATCAAGGCCAGTGTACATGGTTTGTAGGAGCAAATTTACAAGGTCTCGTATTCCTCCACAG GTGTTTGAAGAGTGTTCTAAGGAACATGAAATGTACGGTGGTGATCCAGAGCAGCCACATAAACTTCACGTAGTGACGCGAGTCAAGAGTACAAAGGGACGTCCTTACTGGGAAAAAAAGGTGGTGAAGAGTTTGGGGCTATTGAAG TCTCATGAACCCAGAGTACACAAGAACATGCCCTCAGTGAATAACCAACTGAAAATCATTAAGCACCTGGTTAG GATCCAACCCTTAAAACTTCCGAATGGACTACCTTCAGAAGAAGAAATGGGAGGTTCATATCTGAACAGTAAAGGAGAGCTGGTAATAAAACAACTTCCGACGTCTGCAGCACAGAAAACTGTGGCGTAA
- the cracdla gene encoding uncharacterized protein cracdla: MKKKENVGMMKQSKSASDIAQGILDRKDDFRCIQSRLRTRSLSHDSIFLSEQHQSEPEPPWVLTQENVHGKIQALQIKLLMQKMHLGPPPQVLPTKQTENHEHASEVLTLSQILPPKLKSSSQGIFPQPISLTKPPFYSSAPSPGVDFSALPQSIPCLDNSAARHRMSIKPRNQRASTKSRRMPTSDESRPRSESMIILERPLTEHEEDNRIAVTKEMTRVRSYNSQIIRPGKGLIVPATESSCPASPLKLLVGADDDSLQCAISQCNLKKESAASKTTDVGTKQILNLVEGMVVKHSSSARPTSHKGSGDLKASLYSSKPNCFESSVVSTASHVYAPCPISLDTEQPPLKTDKELNSVTTHFKGNALDRNRVQFTMQESYFKDQPLKSLSLHKNTSNLYKKTEVTNIQQISLMPFSSEEGCLQDSTTQQRSLRFSVTSDESHERQRTRSFTGQMEQAGGKQELVFPLIKPSSNNKTQDADINAQVKPTGNDPSQAKASSTPVVSTKPRDLTITLWSVGQERKDSPANKTRDMAVETHDRVEEVNKTNKDLKMNKDSKEQKEERKASEVKLHTTSPSEVTDKQHNTEVRYMPWLPESTIAIAVDQNDSKVGPVKETALRSPPLYNTELFISAESPEFFSKRPQSARGDQDRPGLNRFTDLQASAYLPDSSFNITMSTPTCVREKGSLLTGAKEASTELSWMTMAREKTRSLQQLFTCTLNDLAGLQTAPRPAASPMTQISSQPSAGTIRPKHQVPAQPIVIPPETQLPLVHAFVRAAHPAQSPPLKTSISLAQPSIDQSGGVEFSLKQTLSTTNQIPLTYLSGRQGQMSTNSAKKIVQSTGMYMPSTQTMQEAQQQLSESIHHAHPIQQTQAQSVTKPQASQSFRLSLSPKLTPHQPANQSPSPLSQYRPLVENISSLPFGKVDWTSVSEGKSRTESQAQYAGGLGRKALLIEQQHHQKPDAVKVVDQKSTPVSQTYQSLDELLTISSHKKFTELAVSPRPMRLDREVRWQKKTEPPPSPPSSCLQPNSDRRQPFWMELAKRKSMAWSDKTMD; encoded by the exons atgaagaaaaaggaaaatgtagGCATGATGAAGCAGAGTAAATCAGCTAGTGACATTGCGCAAGGAATTCTGGACCGAAAGGATGATTTTCG CTGTATCCAGAGCAGGCTGCGAACCAGGTCATTGTCACATGACAGTATCTTTCTATCTGAACAGCATCAATCAGAGCCTGAGCCACCATGGGTTCTTACCCAGGAGAATGTCCATGGAAAAATCCAAGCACTGcaa ATAAAACTACTGATGCAAAAGATGCATCTAGGCCCACCACCTCAGGTGCTGCCTACTAAACAAACTGAAAACCATGAACACGCCAGTGAAGTCCTGACCTTGTCCCAAATACTGCCACCCAAG CTGAAGTCATCATCACAGGGAATTTTTCCCCAACCAATCAGCCTCACAAAGCCACCATTTTATTCCTCTGCACCCTCACCTGGGGTAGATTTCAGTGCCCTTCCCCAGTCTATCCCCTGCCTGGATAACTCTGCTGCTCGTCATCGGATGTCCATTAAGCCTCGGAATCAGAGGGCCAGCACTAAGAGCAGAAGAATGCCCACCTCA GATGAAAGCAGACCTCGCTCAGAGAGTATGATCATCCTGGAAAGACCTCTCACTGAACATGAAGAAGACAACAGGATAGCTGTCACCAAGGAAATGACCCGTGTTCGCTCCTACAACTCGCAAATAATTAGGCCAGGGAAAGGTCTTATCGTACCTGCAACTGAAAGCTCATGTCCTGCTTCACCATTAAAATTACTGGTGGGAGCTGATGATGATTCTCTCCAATGTGCTATAAGTCAATGTAATTTAAAGAAAGAGTCTGCTGCGAGCAAAACCACAGATGTAGGCACTAAGCAGATACTGAATTTGGTAGAAGGAATGGTTGTTAAACATTCTAGCTCAGCTAGGCCCACCAGTCATAAAGGAAGTGGAGACCTTAAGGCGAGTCTGTATAGCTCCAAACCTAACTGCTTTGAAAGCAGTGTGGTGTCTACTGCAAGTCATGTATATGCTCCATGTCCCATTTCGTTAGACACTGAGCAGCCTCCGCTGAAAACTGACAAGGAATTGAATTCGGTGACGACTCATTTTAAGGGAAATGCATTGGACAGGAACAGAGTCCAATTTACAATGCAGGAAAGTTATTTTAAAGACCAGCCACTGAAATCCCTTTCACTGCacaaaaatacatcaaatttatacaaaaaaactGAGGTAACAAATATACAGCAAATCTCCTTAATGCCATTTTCCAGTGAGGAAGGCTGCCTACAGGATTCCACAACCCAACAACGGTCTCTAAGATTTTCTGTCACCTCAGATGAAAGTCATGAGAGGCAGAGAACTAGAAGCTTTACTGGACAAATGGAGCAAGCAGGAGGAAAGCAAGAACTTGTGTTCCCACTCATAAAACCTTcatcaaacaacaaaacacaggaTGCAGACATAAATGCACAAGTAAAGCCAACAGGGAATGATCCATCACAGGCAAAAGCTTCCAGCACTCCAGTAGTTTCAACCAAACCTAGAGATCTGACAATAACTCTGTGGTCTGTTGGTCAAGAAAGAAAGGACAGTCCAGCAAATAAAACCCGAGACATGGCAGTGGAGACTCACGACAGAGTTGAAGAGgtaaataagacaaataaagaTCTGAAAATGAACAAGGACAGTAAGGAGCAGAAAGAGGAAAGGAAAGCTTCTGAAGTGAAGCTACACACCACATCTCCATCAGAGGTCACAGACAAACAGCACAATACTGAGGTCAGGTATATGCCTTGGTTGCCAGAATCGACTATTGCTATAGCTGTAGACCAGAATGACAGCAAGGTAGGGCCTGTAAAAGAAACAGCCCTCAGAAGTCCTCCACTCTATAACACTGAGCTCTTTATCTCTGCTGAGTCTCCAGAATTCTTCAGTAAACGACCTCAGAGTGCCAGAGGAGACCAAGACAGACCTGGACTTAATAGATTTACTG ATTTGCAGGCATCAGCTTATTTGCCAGATTCATCTTTTAACATCACTATGAGTACACCAACATGTGTTCGCGAGAAGGGCTCTCTACTAACAGGTGCAAAAGAAGCTTCCACTGAGCTATCCTGGATGACTATGGCGCGAGAAAAGACCCGAAGCCTTCAGCAACTATTTACATGCACACTGAATGACCTTGCTGGCCTGCAGACAGCCCCACGGCCAGCTGCATCTCCAATGACCCAGATATCTTCACAGCCCAGTGCAGGAACTATAAGGCCCAAACATCAAGTGCCTGCACAGCCCATTGTCATTCCACCAGAGACCCAACTACCACTTGTGCATGCCTTCGTAAGAGCAGCACATCCAGCCCAATCTCCACCTCTGAAAACTTCCATCAGCCTGGCACAGCCATCCATTGATCAGTCAGGAGGAGTAGAATTCTCCTTAAAGCAAACTCTTTCAACGACAAATCAAATTCCACTAACTTATCTCAGTGGCAGACAAGGACAAATGTCTACCAACTCAGCTAAAAAAATAGTGCAATCAACAGGAATGTATATGCCATCTACCCAAACAATGCAAGAAGCACAACAGCAATTATCAGAGTCAATACATCATGCCCATCCAATCCAGCAAACTCAGGCACAAAGTGTGACAAAACCTCAAGCATCACAATCTTTTCGTCTATCACTGAGCCCAAAGCTGACACCCCATCAGCCTGCTAATCAGTCACCATCACCACTTTCACAGTACAGGCCTCTTGTGGAAAACATATCTTCTTTGCCTTTTGGGAAAGTGGACTGGACTTCTGTGTCCGAGGGAAAAAGCCGAACAGAGAGCCAGGCTCAGTATGCAGGAGGCCTTGGGAGAAAAGCTTTACTTATAGAGCAACAGCACCACCAAAAACCTGATGCAGTCAAG GTAGTAGACCAGAAATCTACGCCAGTCTCCCAAACTTATCAGTCTTTGGATGAATTGCTAACCATTTCCAGTCATAAGAAGTTCACAG AATTAGCAGTTTCCCCTCGTCCTATGAGGCTAGACCGAGAGGTCAGATGGCAGAAGAAAACAgaaccaccaccatcacctccttCATCATGTCTTCAGCCAAACAGTGATAGAAGACAGCCTTTCTGGATGGAGCTGGCAAAGAGGAAATCTATGGCATGGAGTGATAAGACTATGGACTGA
- the mitd1 gene encoding MIT domain-containing protein 1: MSQNWLPGMETSAVSVLKRAVELDHSSRFQESLVCYQEGIQLLIDVLKAIKDESKKVHYREKIKGYMDRAEQIKVHLNKVKEEGKYHEQIKITDSATGFSYETLFKPYIREGLTEVWVEDPYIRHVHQLYNFLRFCEMLLKAKCNVKKINLLTSQDEDGSSQQQSALAEICQSLQSQDVCLDIKYSSTIHDREIRFDNGWIIKIGRGLDYFKKPKGRFFIGYCDYDLRECHETTVDVFHTKHTKKT; encoded by the exons ATGTCACAGAACTGGCTTCCTGGGATGGAAACATCAGCTGTGTCTGTACTTAAGAGAGCTGTAGAGCTTGATCACAGTTCACGCTTTCAGGAATCTCTTGTGTGCTACCAGGAAGGCATTCAGCTACTTATAGACGTGCTGAAAG CGATAAAAGATGAATCCAAAAAAGTTCACTACAGAGAAAAAATCAAGGGTTACATGGATCGAGCTGAGCAGATAAAAGTGCACCTAAACAAAGTAAAAGAAG AAGGGAAATACCATGAGCAAATTAAAATCACTGACAGCGCCACAGGTTTCAGCTATGAGACCCTTTTCAAGCCATACATTAGAGAAGGACTCACTGAAGTCTGGGTTGAGGACCCTTATATCCGTCACGTGCACCAG CTATATAACTTCCTGCGTTTCTGTGAAATGCTGCTAAAAGCCAAGTGTAACGTAAAGAAGATTAATCTCCTGACCTCACAAGATGAA GATGGCTCCTCCCAGCAACAGAGTGCACTAGCAGAAATCTGCCAGTCTTTGCAGAGTCAAGATGTTTGTCTGGACATTAAATATTCCTCCACTATTCATGACAGGGAGATCAG ATTCGATAATGGTTGGATTATCAAGATTGGCAGAGGACTTGATTATTTCAAGAAACCTAAG gGCCGTTTCTTCATTGGCTACTGTGATTATGACTTGAGAGAATGTCATGAGACCACAGTGGACGTTTTCCATACAAAGCACACCAAGAAGACAtga